In Pseudomonadota bacterium, the genomic window CCGGACGTGCAGCACGAGGCAGGTGAGCAGGCGCCACCACTGACCGTGCGCCAGGGTGCTCTGCGACGCGGCCCCCAGCAGGTGCGCTGCCGGGCCATAGGCGGCCCCGCCCTTCCACGTCATCGCAGCCCACGCTGCGAGCCAGCAGAGCACGACGCCTCGGGTCACCCACGGTGTGGGAGGGGATCTTTCCATCGGTCTCTCTCACGAACGGTATCGGCCAACACGGCGGAGCGGACTCTGAAGTACGGGATTCTCTTCCTGGTCACGGGTCTCCCCTGGGCTTGCGTGAGGCGCACGCGGCGCGGGGAGACCAGCATCGGCGGTCACGCGACCGAATCGGCTGTCTTCATGTCGACGAACTTGCTACAATGCTCGCATGTCTCTTCGACGCGGGGGCTTCTCCTCGTTGGTTCCGGCGGGGCTGCTGTGCTCGCTTGTCCTCGCATTGGGCCTGGCGCTGCTGCTATTCTCCTCTCAGGGCAAGGCGCCCCCGCCCACGGGCCCTGACCTGGTCTTCTCGTCGGACGTCGACGTGTCGGTGCAGTACGTCTTCGACGCGACACGCGGTGCAGCGCGGGTGGGGGAGGGCGCACACGCATTCGATACCGTGCTCACCCGTGACGGGAGGTCGATGGTGCGTGTCGAGGCGCGCGCCGCCGCGATGCATGCCCCGGGCTGGGGCAGCAGCGATACGAGCGTGGTGTGGCGGCGTCTCGATGGGAGCGGCAGCCAGGAGATCTTCAGCACGCGCGCTGACACCTTGATCACCACCCTGGCGCTGACGCCGGACGAGAAGCACCTGTCGTTCGTCCACTTCGTTCCGCGAAACCACGATTTCAGCCCG contains:
- a CDS encoding rhomboid family intramembrane serine protease, with protein sequence MERSPPTPWVTRGVVLCWLAAWAAMTWKGGAAYGPAAHLLGAASQSTLAHGQWWRLLTCLVLHVRLTLLVLDVIVTLTLGAWVERRLGAFRTGLLVVGGAL